From the genome of Mesorhizobium japonicum MAFF 303099, one region includes:
- a CDS encoding histone deacetylase family protein, producing the protein MTTRLYTHPIFLEHITPPGHPERPDRLRAIERVLDDEAFAALDRVKAPEGDEATILYAHPADFVARVRAAIPEEGIARIDADTTASPKSWQAVIAAIGAANAAVDDVFAGRADNVFVAARPPGHHAEKTTAMGFCFFNTAAIAARYAQNKHGAERVAVVDWDVHHGNGTQDIFWDDPSVLYCSTHQMPLYPGTGAKTETGAGNIVNAPLAPQTGSEVFRDAFLSRVLPSLDNFAPDLIIISAGFDAHHRDPLAEINLTEDDFDWATGQLMQRAARHSGNRLVSLLEGGYDLQGLAFSVAAHVGRLMKG; encoded by the coding sequence ATGACAACCCGTCTCTACACGCATCCGATCTTCCTCGAACACATCACACCGCCCGGTCACCCCGAGCGGCCGGACCGCTTGCGCGCCATCGAGCGCGTGCTCGACGACGAGGCCTTTGCCGCGCTCGATCGCGTCAAGGCGCCGGAGGGCGACGAGGCCACCATCCTCTACGCGCACCCCGCCGATTTCGTCGCCCGTGTGCGTGCCGCCATTCCCGAAGAGGGCATTGCCCGCATCGATGCCGACACCACCGCCAGCCCGAAGAGCTGGCAGGCGGTGATCGCCGCGATCGGCGCCGCCAACGCGGCCGTCGACGACGTCTTCGCAGGCCGCGCCGACAATGTCTTCGTTGCCGCGCGGCCGCCTGGCCACCATGCCGAGAAGACGACGGCCATGGGCTTCTGCTTCTTCAACACAGCGGCGATTGCCGCGCGCTATGCGCAGAACAAGCATGGCGCCGAGCGTGTCGCCGTCGTCGACTGGGATGTGCATCACGGCAACGGCACGCAGGATATTTTCTGGGACGATCCCTCGGTGCTCTATTGCTCGACGCACCAGATGCCGCTCTATCCGGGCACGGGCGCGAAGACCGAGACCGGCGCCGGCAACATCGTCAACGCGCCCTTGGCGCCGCAGACCGGCAGCGAGGTGTTTCGCGATGCCTTCCTGTCGCGGGTGCTGCCGTCGCTCGACAATTTCGCGCCCGACCTGATCATCATCTCGGCCGGGTTCGACGCGCATCACCGCGACCCGCTGGCCGAGATCAACCTGACCGAGGACGATTTCGACTGGGCGACCGGCCAGCTGATGCAGCGCGCCGCGCGCCACAGCGGCAACCGGCTCGTCAGCCTGCTCGAGGGCGGCTACGATCTGCAGGGACTGGCATTTTCGGTCGCCGCTCATGTCGGGCGACTGATGAAAGGATGA
- a CDS encoding exodeoxyribonuclease VII small subunit → MAGETNEDVKAMSFEQALDALEKIVDDLERGDVPLDQSIRIYERGEALKAHCDRLLKAAEDKVEKIRLSRDGKPVGTEPLDAD, encoded by the coding sequence ATGGCTGGTGAAACCAACGAAGACGTCAAGGCGATGAGCTTCGAACAGGCACTCGACGCGCTGGAGAAGATCGTCGATGATCTGGAGCGTGGCGACGTGCCGCTCGACCAGTCGATCCGCATCTACGAGCGCGGCGAGGCGCTGAAGGCGCATTGCGACCGGCTGCTGAAGGCCGCCGAGGACAAGGTCGAGAAGATCAGGCTGTCGCGCGACGGCAAGCCGGTCGGAACCGAGCCGCTGGACGCGGATTGA
- a CDS encoding DUF2277 domain-containing protein, with translation MCRNIKTLFNFDPPATNDEVRDAALQFVRKLSGTTRPSKQNQHAFDHAVEAIAASARELLDSLETNQHPRNREEVAAKLRAKAAIRFA, from the coding sequence ATGTGCAGAAACATCAAGACCCTGTTCAATTTTGATCCGCCGGCAACCAATGACGAAGTCCGCGACGCGGCCCTTCAGTTCGTCCGCAAGCTGAGCGGAACGACACGGCCGTCGAAACAGAACCAGCATGCGTTTGACCACGCCGTCGAAGCCATTGCGGCATCGGCGCGAGAGCTTCTCGATTCGCTCGAAACCAACCAGCATCCACGCAATCGCGAAGAGGTGGCGGCCAAACTGCGGGCAAAGGCGGCGATCCGCTTTGCCTGA
- a CDS encoding pirin family protein, with product MSFFPGKDPEAGDAFASDQIELMVIPNAKDIGGFEVRRALPTAKRRLVGPFIFFDRMGPAILRAGQALDVRPHPHIGLSTVTYLFDGKIRHRDSLGTEMVIQPGDVNLMTAGRGIVHSERTPEELRGAPMSISGLQTWLALPDNKEEVAPVFENTAALRLPEIDAEGVRGRIVIGDFQGLRSPVRADTETLYADLRLAPGASVKIAADAEERAIYTLEGEVAISGDVFPAERLLVFRPGDEIIISSQTGAHFMLFGGASLGSQRYIWWNFVSSSKERIEQAKQEWKTGRFDIVPGDEKEFIPLPES from the coding sequence ATGAGCTTCTTTCCCGGGAAAGACCCTGAAGCCGGCGACGCCTTTGCCAGCGACCAGATCGAGTTGATGGTCATCCCGAACGCCAAGGACATTGGCGGCTTCGAGGTGCGCCGCGCTCTGCCGACCGCCAAAAGGCGGCTGGTCGGGCCTTTCATCTTCTTCGACCGCATGGGCCCGGCGATCCTGCGCGCGGGCCAGGCGCTTGACGTCCGTCCGCATCCGCATATCGGGTTGTCGACGGTGACCTATTTGTTCGACGGCAAGATCCGGCATCGCGATTCACTCGGCACCGAAATGGTCATCCAGCCCGGTGACGTGAATTTGATGACCGCCGGCCGCGGCATCGTGCACTCCGAGCGCACGCCGGAGGAATTGCGCGGCGCGCCGATGTCGATCTCCGGCCTGCAGACATGGCTGGCATTGCCTGACAACAAGGAGGAAGTCGCGCCGGTGTTCGAGAACACCGCTGCCTTGCGGTTGCCCGAGATCGATGCCGAAGGCGTCCGCGGCCGCATCGTCATCGGGGATTTTCAAGGGTTGCGCTCCCCGGTACGGGCCGACACCGAGACGCTTTACGCCGACCTCAGACTGGCGCCTGGCGCCAGCGTGAAGATTGCCGCCGATGCGGAAGAGCGCGCCATCTACACGCTAGAAGGCGAGGTTGCGATTTCGGGCGACGTCTTCCCGGCTGAACGGCTGCTGGTGTTCCGGCCCGGTGATGAGATCATCATATCGTCGCAAACCGGTGCGCACTTCATGCTGTTCGGTGGCGCCTCGCTCGGCTCGCAGCGCTATATCTGGTGGAATTTCGTCTCCTCGTCCAAGGAGCGCATCGAACAGGCTAAGCAGGAATGGAAGACGGGCCGCTTCGATATCGTTCCTGGAGATGAGAAAGAGTTCATCCCGCTGCCGGAAAGCTGA
- the dxs gene encoding 1-deoxy-D-xylulose-5-phosphate synthase, translating into MNATPHTPLLDKVRIPADLRALDESELPQLASELRLELVDAVSRTGGHLGAGLGVVELTVALHYVFNTPDDRLIWDVGHQAYPHKILTGRRDRIRTLRQEGGLSGFTRRAESEYDPFGAAHSSTSISAGLGMAAARDLSGGRNNVIAVIGDGAMSAGMAYEAMNNAGALDARLIVILNDNDMSIAPPTGAMSAYLARLASGKAYAGLRDFGKKLTSYLGKRADRAITRAVEHARGYVTGGTLFEELGFYHIGPIDGHNLEHLIPVLKNVRDNGEGPVLIHVVTQKGKGYAPAEAAADKYHGVNKFDVITGAQAKAPANAPAYTKVFAESLIREAREDDRIVAVTAAMPSGTGLDLFGEVFPSRTFDVGIAEQHAVTFAAGLATEGYKPFAAIYSTFLQRAYDQVVHDVAIQKLPVRFPIDRAGFVGADGATHCGAFDTTFLASLPGFVVMAAADEAELRHMVRTAAAYDDGPIAFRYPRGNGVGVDMPERGEVLELGKGRVVREGSKVALLSFGTRLQDCLIAAEELGAAGLSTTVADARFAKPLDEDLIRRLARSHEVLVTVEEGAIGGFASHVLQFLAHEGLLESGLKVRPLVLPDVFTDHAKPEKMYADAGLDAAGIVRTVFTALDHTARAQRA; encoded by the coding sequence GTGAACGCAACGCCGCATACGCCGCTTCTCGACAAGGTCCGCATCCCGGCGGATCTGCGCGCGCTTGACGAGAGCGAGCTGCCGCAACTGGCGTCCGAGCTTCGCCTCGAACTGGTCGACGCGGTGTCCCGCACCGGCGGCCATCTCGGCGCCGGCCTCGGCGTGGTCGAACTGACGGTGGCGCTGCACTACGTCTTCAACACGCCGGACGACCGGCTGATCTGGGATGTCGGCCACCAGGCCTATCCGCACAAGATCCTGACCGGCCGCCGCGACCGCATCCGCACATTGCGCCAGGAGGGCGGCCTGTCCGGCTTCACCCGCCGCGCCGAGAGTGAATACGATCCCTTCGGCGCCGCCCATTCCTCGACGTCGATATCGGCTGGCCTCGGCATGGCCGCCGCTCGCGACCTCTCCGGCGGCCGCAACAATGTCATCGCCGTCATCGGCGACGGCGCCATGTCGGCCGGCATGGCCTATGAGGCGATGAACAATGCCGGTGCGCTCGATGCCCGGCTCATCGTCATCCTCAACGATAACGACATGTCGATCGCGCCGCCCACCGGCGCCATGAGCGCCTATCTGGCGCGCCTCGCCTCGGGCAAGGCCTATGCCGGCCTGCGCGATTTCGGCAAGAAGCTGACATCCTATCTCGGCAAGCGCGCCGATCGTGCGATCACAAGAGCGGTCGAGCATGCGCGCGGCTATGTCACCGGCGGCACGCTGTTCGAGGAGCTCGGTTTCTACCACATCGGCCCGATCGACGGCCACAATCTCGAGCATCTGATCCCGGTGCTGAAGAATGTCCGCGACAATGGCGAAGGCCCGGTGCTGATCCATGTCGTCACCCAGAAGGGCAAGGGCTATGCGCCGGCGGAGGCTGCGGCCGACAAATACCACGGCGTCAACAAATTCGACGTCATCACCGGCGCGCAGGCCAAGGCGCCGGCCAACGCACCGGCCTACACCAAGGTGTTCGCCGAAAGCCTGATTAGAGAAGCCCGCGAGGACGACCGGATCGTCGCCGTCACCGCCGCCATGCCGAGTGGGACGGGGCTGGATCTGTTCGGCGAAGTGTTCCCGTCACGGACCTTCGACGTCGGCATTGCCGAACAGCATGCGGTGACCTTTGCTGCCGGTCTCGCGACCGAAGGCTACAAGCCGTTTGCGGCAATCTATTCGACCTTCCTGCAGCGCGCCTATGACCAGGTCGTCCATGATGTCGCCATCCAGAAACTGCCGGTGCGTTTCCCGATCGACCGCGCCGGCTTCGTCGGTGCCGATGGCGCCACCCATTGCGGTGCTTTCGACACAACTTTCCTGGCAAGCCTGCCGGGCTTTGTCGTGATGGCGGCCGCCGACGAAGCGGAGTTGCGCCACATGGTGCGCACGGCGGCAGCCTATGATGACGGCCCGATCGCCTTCCGCTATCCGCGCGGCAATGGCGTCGGCGTCGACATGCCGGAGCGCGGCGAGGTTCTCGAACTCGGCAAGGGCCGCGTCGTTCGGGAAGGCAGCAAGGTGGCGCTGCTGTCCTTCGGCACGCGCTTACAGGATTGCCTGATCGCTGCTGAGGAACTCGGCGCGGCGGGGCTTTCCACCACCGTTGCCGATGCCCGCTTTGCCAAGCCGCTCGACGAGGATCTGATCCGGCGGCTCGCCCGCTCGCACGAGGTTCTGGTGACGGTGGAAGAGGGCGCCATTGGCGGCTTCGCCAGCCATGTGCTGCAGTTCCTCGCCCATGAAGGACTGCTGGAAAGCGGCTTGAAGGTGCGCCCGCTGGTGCTGCCTGACGTGTTCACCGATCACGCCAAGCCGGAAAAAATGTATGCCGATGCCGGGCTCGATGCCGCCGGCATCGTGCGCACCGTTTTCACCGCGCTCGATCATACGGCCCGCGCCCAGCGCGCCTGA
- a CDS encoding GFA family protein, whose product MLTGTCHCGATHWTLEGDPGPVTACNCTLCRRYGVLWAYDYVDERIRVSGPMGSYTRAGKNTPSLEILFCPTCACVLAWRGLRAEESGRTRIAVNVRLAPPEAVADLPIDHLDGLDTYDDLPRDGRCVRDMWF is encoded by the coding sequence ATGCTGACGGGAACCTGCCATTGTGGCGCAACCCACTGGACCCTGGAAGGCGATCCCGGACCGGTGACGGCCTGCAACTGCACGCTCTGCCGTCGCTATGGCGTGCTCTGGGCCTATGACTATGTCGACGAACGCATTCGCGTTTCAGGGCCGATGGGCAGCTACACGCGCGCCGGAAAGAACACGCCGTCACTCGAAATCCTGTTCTGCCCGACCTGCGCCTGCGTGCTCGCCTGGCGTGGTTTGCGCGCCGAGGAATCTGGTCGAACACGCATTGCCGTCAATGTGCGGCTGGCGCCGCCCGAGGCGGTCGCCGATCTGCCGATCGATCATTTAGATGGCCTGGACACATATGACGACCTGCCCCGCGACGGGCGTTGCGTGCGCGATATGTGGTTCTAG
- a CDS encoding TlyA family RNA methyltransferase, whose product MNSPLPASTRQRLDDLLVQRGLFASRSRARDAVERGTVTVDGVMARKPGQNVSPQCLVAIDDPAQGYVSRAALKLIGGLDHFSLDPAGREALDIGASTGGFTQVLLERGASHVIAIDVGHGQMHPDVGKDPRVTVVEGLNARDLTAADLAGRNPDFIVSDVSFISLRLALPPALALAKPGAAAVFLVKPQFEAGREAIGKGGLLKDPFDAARVAGLLQDWLDAVPGWRSLGLHLSPIEGGDGNREFLLGGIKDR is encoded by the coding sequence ATGAACTCGCCTCTGCCAGCCAGCACCCGCCAGCGGCTCGACGACCTGCTCGTCCAGCGCGGCCTGTTTGCCAGCCGTTCGCGTGCCCGCGACGCGGTTGAGCGCGGCACGGTGACGGTTGACGGGGTCATGGCCCGCAAGCCCGGTCAGAACGTTTCGCCGCAATGCCTTGTTGCCATCGATGATCCGGCGCAGGGCTATGTCTCGCGCGCGGCGCTGAAGCTCATCGGCGGGCTCGATCACTTCAGCCTCGACCCAGCCGGCCGCGAGGCACTCGACATCGGCGCTTCGACCGGCGGCTTCACCCAGGTGCTGCTGGAGCGTGGCGCATCCCATGTCATCGCGATCGATGTCGGGCACGGCCAGATGCATCCCGATGTCGGCAAGGACCCGCGCGTGACGGTCGTCGAAGGGTTGAATGCCCGCGATCTCACCGCCGCGGATCTTGCCGGCCGCAATCCAGATTTCATCGTCTCCGACGTCAGCTTCATCTCGCTGAGACTGGCGCTGCCGCCGGCGCTTGCCCTCGCTAAGCCTGGTGCTGCCGCGGTCTTTCTGGTCAAGCCGCAATTCGAGGCGGGTCGCGAAGCGATCGGCAAGGGCGGCCTGTTGAAGGACCCCTTCGATGCCGCCCGCGTGGCCGGCCTGCTGCAGGATTGGCTGGATGCAGTTCCCGGCTGGCGTTCGCTCGGCCTGCATCTGTCGCCGATCGAAGGCGGCGACGGCAATCGCGAATTCCTGCTTGGTGGGATCAAGGATCGATGA
- a CDS encoding class I SAM-dependent RNA methyltransferase, which yields MSARFTVKKLGAQGDGIAETESGDLFIPFTLPGESVTAARERDRAALMAVLEASLLRIEPACRHFTECGGCALQHFEAEAYRQWKRDKVVHALKGIDCSIDELVACAPHTRRRVVLAARRSETGMLLGFNRHLSPEIISISECPISLPEIVAALDRLRALADLICATTKSFRMAVTVTGSGLDVAVYESGKLGEHQRRIASNFVLAQGFARLSIDDEIIIEPRKPVVMFGSVAVAVPPGAFLQATEAAEQAMAEIVGTHLKRAKKVADLFAGCGSFALRLAAKSEVHAVEGDAAALSALDRGARFATGLKRVTGERRDLFRRPLTFKELNTFDGLVFDPPRAGAEDQSKQIARSDVPFVAAVSCNPVTLARDLRILIDGGYQVKSVTPIDQFLWSSHVEAVALLDKPRRRRG from the coding sequence ATGAGCGCGCGCTTCACCGTAAAAAAGCTTGGCGCCCAGGGCGACGGCATTGCCGAGACCGAAAGCGGTGACCTGTTCATCCCCTTCACGCTGCCCGGCGAGAGCGTCACCGCAGCGCGCGAACGGGATCGCGCCGCGTTGATGGCAGTGCTGGAGGCCTCGCTGCTGCGTATCGAGCCCGCCTGCCGCCATTTCACCGAATGCGGCGGCTGCGCCCTCCAGCATTTCGAGGCCGAAGCCTATCGCCAGTGGAAACGCGACAAGGTGGTGCACGCCCTGAAGGGCATCGATTGCAGCATCGACGAACTGGTCGCCTGCGCGCCGCACACGCGCCGCCGTGTCGTGCTTGCCGCCCGGCGCAGCGAGACGGGCATGCTGCTCGGCTTCAACCGTCATCTGTCGCCGGAAATCATTTCCATATCGGAATGCCCGATCTCGCTGCCCGAGATCGTCGCGGCGCTCGACCGGTTGAGGGCGCTCGCCGATTTGATTTGCGCCACCACCAAATCGTTCCGGATGGCGGTCACCGTGACGGGTTCGGGCCTCGATGTCGCGGTGTACGAGTCCGGCAAGCTCGGCGAACACCAGCGCCGCATCGCCTCCAATTTTGTCCTGGCGCAAGGCTTTGCCAGGCTGTCCATCGATGACGAGATCATCATCGAACCGAGGAAGCCCGTGGTCATGTTCGGCAGCGTTGCTGTCGCCGTGCCGCCCGGCGCCTTCCTGCAGGCGACCGAGGCAGCCGAGCAGGCCATGGCCGAGATCGTCGGCACACATCTGAAACGCGCCAAGAAGGTCGCCGATCTTTTCGCCGGTTGCGGCAGCTTTGCCTTGCGGTTGGCCGCGAAGTCGGAAGTCCATGCGGTGGAGGGCGATGCGGCGGCTCTCTCGGCGCTTGATCGGGGGGCACGATTCGCGACCGGCCTGAAGCGGGTGACGGGCGAGCGCCGCGACCTGTTCCGCCGGCCCCTAACGTTCAAGGAGTTGAACACCTTCGACGGCCTTGTCTTCGATCCGCCGCGCGCGGGTGCCGAGGACCAGTCGAAGCAGATCGCCCGCTCGGATGTTCCCTTCGTTGCCGCGGTGTCCTGCAATCCGGTGACGCTCGCTCGCGACCTGCGCATCCTCATCGACGGCGGCTATCAAGTGAAGAGCGTGACGCCGATCGACCAGTTCCTGTGGTCGTCCCATGTCGAGGCGGTCGCCCTGCTGGATAAGCCCAGGAGAAGGCGCGGCTGA
- a CDS encoding caspase family protein yields MIVMRTVSKLLAFFLALAIFAFGSTALALAQSQKRLAFVIGNAAYPSGSLATPANDAGLIAQTLQAAGFDVVGARDVDQESLRGAYRDFLAKATAAGPNAVVFVYLAGQGLQFEGENYFAPVDAQIANAADVPMAAVRISDLTKPLAALPTKVNIVVLDAARPNSFAKSNQPLAGGLALVDPDPNMLIAFNTAPGTVAPEGKGPYGAYAQALAEMIREGGLQLGDVFDRTRLRVNEVTQGAELPWNASKITLPFLFFDRGPDAPPPQVSSAEVGTIRTRDIRDFDAHDAYIAALDRDTMRGYEDFLVAYPHDPMARRARAILAARREAITWRQTWLRDTPEAYWSYLDRYPHGPHAWDARRRLEHFDAALEPPQGFAVYAYDVPPPSPDEIVYVDRPVLYFDDPEFDFAPPPPVAVIFLPPRPRDFIELAPPPPPAGIFLLPTPVFVPVPAWVNPPRDISPPPNDVIFNNIHNTTIVNNTTINENNNRGGGLTTGQKLTAGAVGLGAAALATKVALPAFLQKKEAVLSKQNPGGLPLKPGQGGQQPGGVTPPSKTLPANELTGHALPGADGNTLPLVNGKPVLNGQNLPNNPNLPKNKSRKLLNNQATAGGNAVTGNPVVNGQGGANGQGNGQGWNGTGKTGKDAKLRKIPGANGTPAANGVNNPSALNGQNSGQNPPNGKFKKLHNQGGGQANAQANGRGNEAQGNGNGPKFHRLPASGNGGGNVQQKFKVNNGNPQLRVQGQPKPRRPEFHAQPNQPVQRQAQPRPPQPPAVKKPSCGHTNEPACKK; encoded by the coding sequence ATGATCGTAATGCGGACGGTCTCGAAACTCCTCGCTTTCTTCCTTGCCCTCGCCATTTTCGCGTTCGGGTCGACAGCCCTGGCGCTGGCGCAAAGCCAAAAGCGCCTTGCCTTCGTCATCGGCAACGCCGCCTATCCCTCGGGCTCGCTGGCGACGCCGGCCAACGACGCCGGCCTGATCGCCCAGACATTGCAGGCGGCGGGGTTCGACGTGGTCGGCGCGCGCGACGTCGACCAGGAATCGCTGCGTGGCGCCTATCGGGATTTCCTCGCCAAGGCGACGGCAGCCGGTCCCAACGCCGTTGTGTTTGTCTATCTGGCCGGCCAGGGCTTGCAGTTCGAGGGCGAGAACTATTTCGCACCCGTCGATGCTCAGATCGCCAACGCCGCTGACGTGCCGATGGCCGCGGTGCGGATCTCCGACCTCACCAAGCCGCTTGCAGCGCTGCCGACCAAGGTCAATATCGTCGTGCTCGACGCGGCGCGGCCAAACTCCTTCGCGAAGTCGAACCAGCCGCTGGCCGGCGGCCTTGCGCTGGTCGATCCCGATCCGAACATGCTGATCGCCTTCAACACTGCCCCAGGCACTGTCGCGCCGGAAGGCAAGGGCCCGTACGGCGCCTATGCGCAGGCGCTTGCCGAGATGATCAGGGAAGGCGGCCTGCAACTGGGCGACGTCTTCGACCGCACGCGCCTGCGCGTCAACGAGGTGACGCAGGGCGCGGAATTGCCCTGGAACGCCTCCAAGATCACGCTGCCTTTCCTCTTCTTCGACCGCGGGCCGGACGCCCCGCCGCCGCAGGTGTCGTCAGCCGAGGTCGGCACCATCCGGACCAGGGATATCCGCGACTTCGATGCGCATGATGCCTATATCGCGGCTCTCGATCGCGACACGATGCGCGGCTACGAGGACTTTCTGGTCGCCTATCCCCACGACCCCATGGCCAGGCGCGCGCGCGCGATCCTGGCGGCGCGGCGCGAGGCGATCACCTGGCGCCAGACCTGGCTGAGGGACACGCCCGAAGCCTACTGGTCCTATCTCGATCGCTATCCGCATGGCCCGCACGCCTGGGATGCTCGCCGCAGGCTCGAGCATTTCGATGCCGCGCTTGAACCGCCGCAGGGTTTTGCCGTCTACGCCTACGACGTGCCGCCGCCATCGCCCGATGAGATCGTCTATGTCGACCGGCCCGTGCTCTATTTCGACGACCCGGAGTTCGACTTCGCGCCACCGCCGCCCGTGGCGGTCATCTTCCTGCCGCCGCGGCCGCGCGACTTCATCGAACTGGCGCCACCGCCGCCGCCGGCCGGAATCTTCCTGCTGCCGACGCCTGTTTTCGTGCCGGTGCCTGCCTGGGTGAATCCGCCGCGTGATATCTCCCCGCCGCCGAACGACGTCATCTTCAACAACATCCACAACACCACGATCGTCAACAACACGACGATCAATGAGAACAACAACCGGGGCGGTGGCCTCACCACCGGCCAGAAACTCACTGCTGGCGCGGTGGGCCTGGGTGCGGCCGCGCTGGCAACAAAGGTGGCGTTGCCGGCCTTCCTGCAGAAAAAGGAAGCCGTGCTGTCCAAGCAGAATCCGGGTGGCCTCCCGCTGAAGCCGGGGCAGGGTGGCCAGCAGCCGGGCGGTGTCACGCCCCCGTCGAAGACATTGCCTGCCAACGAGCTGACGGGTCATGCCTTGCCTGGCGCCGACGGTAACACGCTGCCGCTGGTCAATGGCAAGCCGGTGCTCAATGGACAGAACCTGCCCAACAACCCGAACCTGCCGAAGAACAAGTCCAGGAAGCTCCTGAACAATCAGGCCACGGCAGGTGGAAACGCCGTGACCGGCAACCCGGTGGTGAATGGGCAAGGCGGGGCCAATGGCCAGGGCAATGGGCAAGGCTGGAATGGCACCGGCAAGACCGGCAAAGATGCCAAGTTGCGCAAGATCCCGGGCGCCAATGGCACGCCCGCGGCGAATGGGGTGAACAACCCATCGGCGCTGAATGGCCAGAATTCAGGCCAGAACCCGCCCAACGGCAAGTTCAAGAAGCTTCACAATCAGGGCGGCGGCCAGGCGAACGCCCAGGCCAATGGGCGAGGCAATGAGGCCCAGGGCAATGGCAACGGGCCGAAATTCCACAGATTGCCTGCCAGCGGAAACGGTGGTGGCAATGTCCAGCAGAAATTCAAGGTCAACAACGGCAACCCGCAGCTGAGGGTGCAGGGTCAGCCCAAGCCGCGGAGGCCGGAGTTCCACGCCCAGCCGAACCAGCCGGTGCAGCGGCAGGCACAGCCAAGGCCGCCGCAGCCGCCGGCCGTCAAGAAGCCGTCTTGCGGGCACACCAATGAGCCTGCTTGCAAGAAATAG
- a CDS encoding transglutaminase-like cysteine peptidase produces the protein MLRSLGVLTSSFLLGCVSLIGATSLDVSPASAQSTLPKQSTLFGKTQPSTAGSLSVAVGGPTSVPYGWVDFCHRRPKECRVPALPATNVKLTAQNLRTLKRINQKANSSIKPVSNFDHWGTMADHWDYPVDGKGDCKIYALYKRKLLQEAGFPRQALLMTVVHDLDNEGHTILTVKTDKGDLVLDNLVDEIRPWNATGYYFVKRQSQQNPNIWVSINRRGGTPQTLTNVAKLVD, from the coding sequence GTGCTGCGTTCCCTCGGCGTCCTGACTTCCTCTTTCCTGCTGGGTTGTGTTTCGCTGATCGGCGCAACCTCGCTGGATGTCAGCCCGGCGTCAGCGCAATCCACCCTGCCCAAGCAGTCGACATTGTTCGGGAAGACGCAGCCATCCACGGCTGGGTCACTCAGCGTCGCGGTTGGCGGCCCCACCAGCGTCCCCTACGGCTGGGTGGATTTCTGCCATCGCCGGCCAAAAGAGTGCAGGGTCCCTGCGCTGCCGGCCACGAATGTCAAGCTGACGGCGCAGAACTTGCGCACTCTGAAGCGGATAAATCAGAAGGCGAACAGTTCCATCAAGCCCGTCAGCAATTTCGACCACTGGGGCACGATGGCCGACCATTGGGATTACCCGGTTGACGGCAAGGGCGACTGCAAGATCTACGCACTCTACAAGCGCAAGCTTCTTCAGGAGGCTGGATTTCCCCGGCAGGCGCTGCTGATGACAGTGGTGCACGACCTCGACAATGAAGGCCACACCATCCTGACGGTGAAAACCGACAAGGGCGATCTGGTCCTCGACAATCTGGTCGACGAAATCAGGCCGTGGAACGCGACCGGCTACTACTTCGTGAAACGCCAGTCGCAGCAGAACCCGAATATCTGGGTGTCGATCAACCGGCGGGGCGGTACGCCGCAAACCCTCACGAACGTTGCCAAGCTCGTAGACTGA
- a CDS encoding AbrB/MazE/SpoVT family DNA-binding domain-containing protein has product MADSEKLTTTVSTKGQVILPSAIRKRREWGAGTRLVVEDTPEGVLLKPAPTFAATRPQDVFGSLPHSGRPKTLEEMDAGVLAETRRRQARD; this is encoded by the coding sequence ATGGCCGACTCCGAAAAGCTCACCACCACCGTCTCAACCAAGGGGCAAGTGATCCTGCCGAGCGCCATCCGCAAACGCAGGGAATGGGGCGCCGGTACCCGCCTGGTGGTCGAAGACACGCCTGAAGGCGTTCTCTTGAAGCCGGCACCTACCTTCGCCGCAACCCGGCCTCAGGACGTCTTTGGTTCCCTGCCCCACAGCGGCAGGCCGAAGACGCTTGAGGAGATGGATGCGGGCGTTCTCGCCGAGACACGGCGGCGGCAAGCCCGCGATTGA